The nucleotide sequence GGCGCCGGGTGGACCTGAGCACCGCCCCGCGGCCCTGGCGGGCAGGGCCGGCTCACCCTCGGACCTGGCTCCAGTGCCCCACCAGATCGCGGTAGAGAGCGGAACGCGCGAGCAGTTCCTCGTGCGTTCCGTACTGGGCCCGGGTGCCGTCGAGGACGAGGATCCTGTCGGCCCGGAGTGCCGAGGACAACCGGTGGGCGACCACGACCAGGGTTCCTGGCCGCGCACTCAGCGCCCGCTCGGCCGTGGCCTCGGCGACGGGGTCCAGGTGGCAGGTCGCCTCGTCGAGCAGCAGCAGGGGGGCGGGGGCCAGATGGGCGCGTCCCAGCGCGATCAGCTGGCGTTCGCCGAGGGACAGGGCGTCGGGCGTCAGCGTACGGTCGAGCCCGCCCACCCGGTCGACGAGGGATTCCAGGGCGAGCGCGTCCACGGTCCGGTCGACGGCGGACGGATCGGCGCCGGGCCGCAGGTACCGCAGGTTGTCCCGCAGGGTGCCCGTGAAGACGTACGCCTCCTGGGGAGTCAGCACGCGCAGGGCGGTGAGCTCCGGGCGCGAGCAGGCGGCGACGGCGTGGCCGAAGAGCCGTACCTCGCCCTGATCGGGGGTGAGCATGCCCGCCGCGACGTGCAGCAGGGTCGACTTGCCGATGCCGCTCGGGCCGACCACAGCGATGTGTTCCCCTTGCTCGACGGTGAGTTCCAGCGCGTCGAGGACGGGGCGTGCCCAGGGGCCGTACGACGCGCGTACGTGGCGCAGCTCCAGCGCCGTGGCCGCCCGGCCCGTACGGCGCGGGCCGGGCGGGGCGTCGGCGGGGGAAGGGCCCGGGGGCAGCGGTCGGGTGAGCCGGTCGAGGACGACGAAGAGCCGCGCGCCCGCGGCGCCCAGGACGGTCATCAGGGTGTGCAGGGCGGGGAGCAGCGACTGGAGGACGTAGGTGAGGGCACCCACCACGGCACCGGCCGTGACGCCCTGGCGGAGCAGCCACGGTGTGGCGACGAGCAGCAGGAGGACCGGCAGCTGTCCGGCCGTCGCCACCGCGAACGTACGGACGGACGCCCAGCGGGCCAGGGCGCGTTGGGCGGCGGCCGCCTCGTCGACGGCACGGCGGTTCTGCGCGGCGGTCGCCTCCTGGGCACCGCAGGCCACCGTGTCCCGCAGGGCGGAGCGGGTGATCTCGGCACGCCGCCCGACGGCCTCGTCCGCGTCGAGGTACCGGTGCTGGGCCCGCGCCATGGGCCGCAGGGAGACCGTGAACAGGGCGAGGCCAAGGACCAGGGGCGGAAGCACGACGAGGAGGAACTGCGGCGCGAGCGACAGCAG is from Streptomyces venezuelae ATCC 10712 and encodes:
- a CDS encoding ATP-binding cassette domain-containing protein produces the protein MRRKGVLAKLAAWSAAESAQTFLGGYCVARSLDDGFLKGTPSTGLLWLAGAAVAILLGAPVVRGVFAQLPPLTEPLRDELVRGSVVRALRTATTTGGRADTTAVSRLTSQTEIARDSFAGLVLATRSFVFVAVGALAGLLSLAPQFLLVVLPPLVLGLALFTVSLRPMARAQHRYLDADEAVGRRAEITRSALRDTVACGAQEATAAQNRRAVDEAAAAQRALARWASVRTFAVATAGQLPVLLLLVATPWLLRQGVTAGAVVGALTYVLQSLLPALHTLMTVLGAAGARLFVVLDRLTRPLPPGPSPADAPPGPRRTGRAATALELRHVRASYGPWARPVLDALELTVEQGEHIAVVGPSGIGKSTLLHVAAGMLTPDQGEVRLFGHAVAACSRPELTALRVLTPQEAYVFTGTLRDNLRYLRPGADPSAVDRTVDALALESLVDRVGGLDRTLTPDALSLGERQLIALGRAHLAPAPLLLLDEATCHLDPVAEATAERALSARPGTLVVVAHRLSSALRADRILVLDGTRAQYGTHEELLARSALYRDLVGHWSQVRG